TGCGGAGCGGAAGTAGGTCAGGAAATCGGCCTGAGTCATCTTCTCCAGCGCCTGGTCCTCCATCCCCACACTCGTCAGCACGGTACGCTTGAGCGCGCGGAAGAGCTCCGGGGGCTTGGCTGCCATCGTGGTGATCCATTGCTCGGCCCGCTCCGCGACCCTGTCCGGCTCGACGACCTCGTGTGCCAGTCCCAGCTCCTGAGCACGCACGGCGTCAAAGATCTCACCGGTGAATAGGACCTCCTTGGTATTTTTCCATCCGATGAGCCAGATCAGTTGCTGGATTCCCTTGGCCATCGGCAGCAGCCCATGGTTAATCTCGGGCATCCCGAAGCGGGCCGTGGAGGAAGCCACACAGAAGTCAGCAAATGCGGCCATCTCCATGCCCGAGCCCACCGCGACGCCGTTGACTGCAATCGCCAGTGGGCACTCCATCCGCCCGAGGGCCGACTTGAGCCTCGACCCAAGCGCCACCCGCTCGAGCCCGGCTGCCTCATCGAACGAGATGAACTCCTTGACGTCGCCGCCGGCGCAGAAGAATCGGTTCCCAGAACCTGTCAGCACGACGCCTCGCACCGAGGAGTCACGGTTGATCTCATCCAGGGAACTGACCAGTTCCCGCAGGATGGGATTGTTCAGCGCGTTGGCCGGTGGGTTGTCGAGGGTCAGCCAGGTGATGTGCTCGACGCTCTCGCTCTTGAGCATCAGGTCTCCTTGCTGGTCGAAGCGACGTGCTGGTTGGGGTGTAGGTTGCCGGATAGTTCGACGATCTCCAACAGAACGCCGCCGAAAGTCTTGCGCCTGACCCAGTTCATCGTTCCAGCACCCGGGCGTATGCCGTACTCCGGCTCAGCTCGTCTGCTGGGCGAGTTCGGCCTCGCGCTTGGCGACCAGCTCGTAGTGCGCCGGCCGCGCCTCGCGGATCGTGGCGAGAGCGTCATCCCCGGGCTTGCTGAGGTTGTGGGGCTCGGTGAAGTGCGGCAGGACGTGACGCCCGAGGTTCTCGATGGTGCGCATCCGGGTCTCGTGACGGATCGAGTCGATCCGCAGCAGCAGCNGCGTGTCGATCCCGAGATCGACGTAGCGTTGGATCTGGCGACGGCACTCCGCAGGATCCCCCACAACGAAACCGGCGGACTCGTTGAGCATGAAGTCCGGGTCGTGGAAGTCGATATCCTTGACCGCGCCCATGTACTGGTAATCGGCGGAGAGCTTGGAGAGCCGCTCGTAGGCCCCCAGAGCGTTCTTCGCGTAGGAGAGAGCCGGCGGAACCTCTGCCATCGCCTCGTCCATGGACTCCAGACACACCGCGGACCCAAAAATCATCACCGACTTGCTGCGGTGGGTGGGCAGCTGGTGCTCAGTGTTGTCGAACGTCTCATCGTAGACCTCCAGAGCGTTCTTGATGTAGCCGAAGCCCATGAAGCTCGACGAGCTGATCACCCCGATGCCCTTCTCGGCCGCCTCGCGGTGGGTGTTCGGGCTGGTCGCCGCCACCGAGATCGGCGGGTGCGGGCGCTGGAAGGGCTTGGGGATGAGAGAGCGCGGGGGGACCTTGTAGTACTTTCCGACGAAGGAGAACGGGTCATCGAGGAAGGCCGCCCGAAGGAGGTCGACCCCTTCAGACCACTGTGCCTTGTTCTCCTCGACCCCGACCTCGAAGGCGTGCAGTGCGAGGTTAGTGTTGCCGCGTCCGGTCCCGAGCTCGACGCGACCGCCGGAGAGGATGTCCTCGGTGGCGACGCGCTCGGCTACCCGGAGCGGGTGGTTGAACTGTGTGGGCATCAGAGTGATAGCGTGGAGAAACTTGATCCTGCTGGTCAGGGCCATCGCGTAGGGAAAGATCGTCTCGGGGGCCGAGGTCGAAATCCCTCCGATCGCGAAGTGCTGCTCCGAGGTTCCGCAGACGTCGAACCCCATCTTCTCGGCGAGCAAGATCTCGTCGATCAGGTCGACGTAGCGCTGCCGGTGGCTCTCCCCCGGGGCGCACTCCCCCTCACTGATGAACCCGAACCTCATGACCTCTCCATTCTACTAACTGATTAACAAAATCTAGGATAGGTGCGTCGCCTCGCCGCTGTCAACGGATGGATCGGCAGACCTGCGCCTGCGCGACCACGAGCTGGGAACGAGGGACACCAGCCTCCCAGCCCCCGCGGCGAGCCAAGCGGCGCGAGTGATCCACTTGTAGAACCAGGACACCGCCACCGCATCGAGAGCAGGTGTCCCGGGGACGGGCTGTGGGGTCGCTCGGGGCCCTTGTCATCGGGGTTCCCGACTAGTACTTCAGCCGCATTTCGTTAGGTGGTCTTCCGATAGGGTCCGATCTTGTGAACCGTCCTGGGTCTGCGAGAGGCTGAGGTTCAGGCCACCGCACCCTGTTGGGCGATGGATGTAGCGTACACCATTTCTCGTTCGATCGGCGACATATAGTCAATGGAGGAGTGGAGCCTCACACTGTTGTACCAGTGAACCCACTCCGCGGTCTCTCGCTCCACCTCACGAAGACCGATCCAGTTCCGAGAATGAGCATACGGAACGATGAGCTCTGACTTGTACAGGCCGATCGTGGACTCCATCAGCGCGTTGTCCAGCGCGTCACCGACGGTGCCGATCGAGCCGGCGATACCAGCCTCGGCGAGTTGCTCGGTGAACGCCAGAGACGTATATTGAGACCCGGCATCCGAATGATGAATAAGACCCTCGGAGGTGAACTCGCTGATCGCCCGTTGGCGAGTGGACAACGCCTGCGCCAAGGCCCCGGAGACGAGATCGGTGGTCTTACTCATCGACGCCTTCCATCCGAGGATTCTGCGGGAGTAGACGTCGGTCACGAACGACACGTAGCAGAACCCGGAGGCGGTCCACACATACGTGAAATCCACGACCCACAGCGCATCCGGTCGAGTCGGCGCCGCCCACGCCCGCTTGACCAGGTCAGGATGGCGGGCTGCGCGCTGATCACGGGTCGTCGTGGCCGTGTGGTGGACCCCGCGGCGCACGCCCTGGATCCCGGCGACACGCATCAATCGGCCCATCTGGTCCCGCCCGACCCGGAGCCCTTCCCGCCGCGCCGCACGCCACATCTTCCGCACCCCGTACACACACCTGTTCTTCCGATAGATATCCACAATCCGATTCACCAGATACGCCTCATCCAACTGGCGATCGGTCACCGGCCGGGACCGCCAGCGATAATACGTCTGCGGGGCGACCTGCACACCGTGTTCGGACAAAACGGCACAGATCGGCTCGACCCCGAAACGGCTTCGATGTTCGTGAACGAACAGAAGTCTTACCTGAGTCGACGGTCCAGCTCCGCCTGCGCGAAAAACGCCGAAGCAGTCTTCAGAATCTCATTCGCCCGCCGCAGCTCGGCATTTTCTGCACGAAGCCGTCGCAACTCGGCCGCTGCGTCATCGCCACCCGCCGCCGAGCCAACCCCGGAACCGGAATCGCGCTCTTCGGCCTCGACCCAATTGCGGATCGTCGCCGGGTTCACATCCAACAGCTCACCGACGTGCCGGCGCGCGGCCAGCTTCGACTCCCCGTGATCACGCAGACGGTCAAGATAGAGGCGGACCGCGCGGGCACGGGTCTCCTCATCGAACTTCCGAGGTGCTCCCACAGCTCCAGTCTCCTTGCTGGATCAGGAGCCTCTCCACCACCCAGGACGGTTCAGTGCGCCTCGCCGCTGCGGCGACCCGGCCCAGCGTCACCACCGAGGTCAGCCACCCCGGGGCCAGGGGAGTGCTGGCGCCCGGGCGGGTGGAACGGCTGCCCGTGCGGCGGTGCGGGACTTGGCTGGGCCGGTCGGTGGTCGGCCCGGTGATCGGTACCGACTGCTATGCGCCGCATCGGGACGTGATCGGGCTGGTGGCACCGCCGCAGACCGGCAAGACGGCGTTGATGGGCCACCACATCCTCGATCACGACGGCCCGCTGGTGGCGACCTCGACCAAACCCGACCTGTACAACTACTGCGCCGGGCGCCGGGCCGAGCAGGGCCCGGTGTGGCTGTTCAACCCCGAGCAGCTCGGCGACATGGGGTCGTCGGTGTGGTGGTCGCCGGTGTCAGGCTGCGCCGACCCGCAGATCGCGGCGGTCCGCGCCGGGCTGCTGGTGGGCGGTGTGTCGGCGAGCGAGAACGGTGGCGATCGCTGGGACCAGTGGTCGGTCAGCGTGCTCACCGCGCTGCTGATGGCCGCAGATCTGTCCGGGCGCGACATGACCACCGTGGCGCGGTGGGTGTTCTCCCCGACCAGCGATGCGCGCAGCGGGGGAGCCGGGCAGGCCCTGGAAGTGTTGGGCCGCAACCCCGACGGGCGAGTCCCGGAAGGAACGGTGGACGCTCTGCGGCAGGTCCTGGCCACCGATGCCCGCAAGACCCGCGATTCGATCTTCATGACCTTGTCGGAAGCAGTGAAGTTCATGACCGACCCGCAGGTCGCAGCCCTGGTCACCGGTAGTGGCGGCGGCCAGGAACTCGACGCCGAACAGCTCGTCTCCGGCCGCGGATCGCTGTTCGTGGTCGGTTCGGACCGCGAGCACGCCTCGATCGCGCCGCTGCTGGCGGCGATGACCGGGCACCTGTTCGAGACGGCCAAGCGGGTCGCGTCGTCGCGGCCGAAGGGGCGGTTGGATCCGCCACTGGGCCTGTTCCTCGACGAGGCCGCGTTGATCACCCCGGTGCCATTGGATCGATGGGTCGCCGACGCCGGGGGCCGGGGGATCCACATCGAGTGGGCGGTGCAGTCGCCGTCCCAGCTCGCCCAGCGCTGGGGAGCCAAGGGCGGGGAGACGATCTGGAACGCCACCAACGCCAAGCTCATCTTCGGGGGGCTGTCGCTGCGCGAGGACCTGGAGAAGGCCTCGGTGCTGTGCGGGGACCGGCACGAGCCGGTGCCCACCGGCGGCGGTGAGGAGCGCTACGAGAAGGTGCGGGTGTGCCCGGTCGACCGGGTACGCACGATCCCACAGTGGCACGCGCTGCTGATCCATCGCGCCACGCCGGCGACGGTGGTGCGGATCAGCCCAGTGTGGGAACGGTCTGATCTGCGTCCGCCACCTGCGATCATCGCGCAGGGCCCCGGTGCGGCTCGTGTGGCCGTTACTCCCGCCGTACAGGGACCGGACCAGCCACCGCCGCCGTGTCGCTGAGACGAGAGGAGAACGGTCACCGTGACCAGCGATGGCCCCGCCCCGCCACAGGAGGGGGCACGGCCCGCGGCGGGCAGGGCCCGACCGTGGGCACTGGAGGTGGGTGAGCAGCTGCGCCAGGCGCAGCGACAGCTCGACACCACGTCACGAAAGGGCGATGAGACCGCCGGTCACGTCGCCGAGATCGCTGACATCCTCGGCCGGATGAGCCCCCGGCTCGACGACGTCGAGCAGGGTGTCGCTGCGCTCGGTGGTGCGGTCGAAGCGGCTGCGGCTGCGGCTGGGGCGGGCGCGGACGAGGCTGAGGACGAGGCGCTGTCGCTGACCCCGGCGCTGCGCTGGTCGCAGCTGGACCGAGACGACAAGCACGCGGCGTGGGACACCCTGTCCGGGTTCGTGTCCGAGGTGCTCAACAGCGACTACCAGCTCACGCGTCTCGAGCTACCGGACTGCTGGCCGGTACATCCGCGTGCGGTGCGTGAGCTCGCGTGGCTGCGCACCCTCTACATCTCCTCCAGCACGGTCGGGACCCGCCCCGAGCTGGTGGCCGAGTGGCACGTCCGCTGGCTCCCCGCCGCGATCACCAACCTGGCCGTGGCCATCGACCGGCGCGAGTGCGCCCCGGGCAAGCATCGACTGACCGAAGAGGAACGGCGCCAGTACGACGACGCCGCGCAGCAGGCCGAGCGCGCCGGCCAGACCCCTCCGGCGCTGACCTCTGAGGGCGGCGTCGATCGGCCGCGCTACCTGCCGGCACGGTTCCCGCCGTTGCGCGGCCACGACCCGAGCTACGGCGCAGCGTCAAATCGCCCGCAGCTGCTCGACGCCGAGACACCGCCCCCGCCGAGCCGACCGGAGCACTGGTGGGAGTTCTTCCTCGACGCCCGCTTGGCCGACATCGGTGACGACGCCCCCGACACCTGACAAGGGTGACCGTCTCGATCCAGTAATAGGCGAGCGCCGATGCGAGAGTGCTCGGCCTGTTCTCCTGGGTGGCCGTTAGGCCAAGCTAGGGGACGTCGGCAGCTCGCAGTGCGTCGAGGGTGCGATCGGGACGTAGGCCTCTCCAGGATGGGTGGCGGAATCGGCCCTCGCGGGTGCGCTGGCGGTAGGCGATCTCGCCGATCAGGCCGGGGCGGGCCCATCGCAGGCGGTCGGCGGGTGTGGCGCCGGCCCAGCGTGAGCCGCGGTGGGCCGGGAGCTCGATGGGCGGGCCGTCCTGTTGGCGGGCGTTCAGCAGGTCGAGGAGCTGCTGTCGTGTGGCGGTGGTGAAGCCGGTTCCGACCTCTCCGGCGTAGCGCAGCGTTCCGGTGTCGTCGGGGAGCCCGATGACCAGGGCTCCGAGCGTGCCTCGGTGGCGGGTGGCTGGGGCCCAGCCGAGGACGGCGACTTCGCAGGTGTGGCGGATGGCGTGCTTGATCCAGGCTCGGCTGCGGCGGCCGGGTTCGTAGCGGGAGCTGAGGCGTTTGGCCACGACTCCTTCGAGTCCCTGGGTCTGCACCGCTGCGAGGACATCGTCGGCGGCGACGTCGGTGAAGTGGGTGGGCACCGCGAGCCGGCCGGGCGTGGTGAGCTGGAGCTTGTCGAGCAGGCTCCGTCGGTGGCTGTAGGGCTGGTCGAGCTGTGAGAGCTCGTCGACGCGCAGGACGTCGAACACCATCAGCGACACCGGGACGGACTCGACCAGGGCGGGGGAGGGATATGTGCGGTGCAGCCGCTGCTGCAGGAGTTCGAAGTCGCTGACGCCGTGGTCGTCGAGCGCGACGATCTCGGTGTCGAGCAGCAGCCCGGGTGACAGTCTGAGCTGCGCGAGCTCGGGGTAGTCCGCGGTCAGGTCGCGCCGGTTGCGGGACCGGAGCTGAACCCCCCTGTGCGGTGGTGGCGGCGATCGCGCGGATGCCGTCCCACTTGACCTCGTAGGCCCAGCCCTCGCCGTCAGGCAGTGCGCCGGCGGTGGCCAGCCTCGGCTCGACCCAGCCACCGTCCATCCCCGCATCATCACGCCGGACTGGCCAGCTCGCCACGGCACCGGCCCTGCAGCCGCTCAACGGGTGAGCTGCGCCTCGATCAGTGTGCGTCGCCCTGGCGACGGACCCAGTGGGCGAGCAGCGGGCTGGGTACCTCGGCGTGCACGATCGGGACACCGTCGAGTTCATCGAGATCGGGGAGAAGGTCGGGCGGCAGGACCCAGGTGACGTCGTCGGCCAGGTCGTGGCGGCGCAGACGGGACAGAACGGGTCGGCCCGCGCACAACGAGCGGGCGACGACCTGCTGGTCGGCTTCCGTGCTCATGGCGCCAGTGTGGGCCGGGCGGTGCCGATTCCGGCGGCGACGCGCGGGCACAGCTGCCCACCGGTGCAGGCGGGATCGCCGATGACGCAGCTCGGATCGCACCAGTAATCAGTGCAGGTCACCGCGTGATACCGCCGCTGGGTCCAGCTCACAGCCGCAGCGTGGCACGGGGGACCGACAGTCTCACTGTGTGCTCGTGGACCTTCGCCACGTTGGTGGCCTTCCACATTGTCCGAACGCGGCGCCAGGGCGGGCCGTGTCGGTCCGCCGTGAGGCCGGCTTAGCGGAGCCCTGTCGCCCAAGCACCGATGAGAGTCCGGGGCCGGTGGTGCAGGCACGTACTCGCGCCGAGTGACTTCCCGGCCTGGTCAGAGGCCTGCTGACTCCAGTGAAGGCAACGAGTGACGCAGATCACGTCTCTGATCGCGTGGGGTGACAGGCGGTCTCTGCATGCGATGCCGAACGGCGGGTGAAACTCGGAGTACCGGCCAGAGAGACCGGGTGAGTATTATCTCCAACATGGCAAACGGGGTGCGCGTCCGTCCGGACGCTCCGGGGCCGAGGACGGACCAGGGCGTCGTCCTCGAAGACCCCGCGGCACGCCTCACGTCCGCCGGCGAGCCCCCCCAGATCGACAAGGACCAGGCCCGGCTCGTCGAGCTCAAGGCTGCCGGGCTCACCGGCCCGGTGTGGGATCAGTTCGTGGACGAGCTGTGGGCCGACGCGTACCCGATCCTGATCGCCGGACTGCGCGACGGCCGGATCTTCTCCTGGTGCTTCGAGAAGAACGTGATGGTCAACCCCAGCACGGAGGACCGCCGGATCCTGCACAGCAGTGCGGAGGACCGGATCTCTCTCGCCATCGACACCCTGCTGGTCGCGACCCCGAAGTTCCGCGATGACGTCCTGGCCAAGGACCGATGGAAGCCCGGGCGGGGCGCGACGTTGATGACCTTCTTCGTGAACCACGCCCTGTTCCACTTTCAGCCGCTGTTCCGCGCCTGGGTCGGCGAGCGTGAACATCGGCTCGACCGGTTCGGATACAACCTGGACTCGCGCGAAGCCGCCCGAGCACTGATGCGTGGGGCGATCGACCGACCCGACCCCGAGCTGCGAGCGCTGACCGAGGACACGGTCGAACGGATCCTGCGGGGCCGCAGCGGCCGCGACATCGTCGTCTGCCAGTTGATCAAGGCGGGCTACTCCCAGGGGGAGATCGCCGACATGATCGGAGGGTCGGTCCGGGCGGTCGAGGGCACCATGGCCCGTCTCCGCCGGCACGCCCGCAACCTCGCCCGACGCGGCGTGATCACGATGCCCGGGATCGCCCCGGACCTGGTCACGACGCGGAGGGCCTCGTGAAGCGCCGCTCGGGACAGTACGGAGTGGTCGCGCTGACGGTCCCAGGCGCGCTCGGCTGCTTCTGGTACCTGGTGCGGGAAGATGTGCCGGGCTGGGTGCTCCCGGCGACGATCGTCGTCGTCGCCGCCGCCGCGGTCCTGCAGACCGCGCTGAGCATCATCGCGAACCTCATGCCGGTTAAGTCGACGGACAAGCTCGCGGCGATCGACCGGATTCTGCAGTACATGACCGATCGGCGCCGTGATCGCGCGAAGGAGCGGCGGCACCGTCAGGCCCGCCGAGACCGTCGCGCCACGGCACGCCGGGAGGACAAGCGCCCACGTCAGCAGAACCGGCCCGTGCGCACGGCGCCGGCGCCGGCCGACGGCACGCCTCCTGCCGTCCCCGAGCAGCGGGGGACAGCCGACGCAGAAGATGTGGCCCCGCGGGACTGAGAGCCTCGGCCCTGGCGCCGCGCGCTCAAGCTCGCGCCGGGCCGCCGCCCGCGCTCAGCGCCAGGCCGGCCACGGTCAGCGCGTGTTCTCGACGGAGCTGGACTGCCACCGAGAGCACCCCGGTCGTCGTCACGGCGACGCCCGCCAGGACGGTTACCCAGAAAAAGCCACCGCCGACGGGCTGGAGCAGTAGTTGGCTCCACACCAGCATGGTGATCGGGCCGAGGGTGATGAGCCCCCGCCGGCACTGGGCCGCCCGGGCCCGGGCATACAACGGCCATCCAGCGGCGGCCGCGGCTACGCCCCGCCGCAGCGACCGGTCGATCTCACGCCGCTGGCGCGGCTCGAGCTCGCGCAATGTCTTCGCGTAGCGGGCATCGTCCGGCCGGGGTGAGGCGGCCAGCTGCCACGCGACGACCCCGACCACCGGCGCGACGATCAGCAGCACCCAGGCGAGCACGACCAGGTCGCTTCCGGCGGATCTCAGGTCGAAGGCGACGTCGATCGCCGACCACAGCACCAGCCCCGTGACCACGACGATCCAGCTGCGCCACAGCAGCTGGCTTGTACCGGTCGGGGACTCCAGATCGTCGCCACCCATCATCCTGCGGCCCTCCCTCATGCCCCATCACGCTCATCGGGCGGCTCCCGACGAGCGATGGCGAGGCCACCGCCCCCGGTCCATGCACCCAGGCACTACTCACCCTGCCGTACACCACCCAGGATGCGCTGCAGCCCGGCGATCGGGTCAAGAAACCGGGTCGACCCCGACACCGGGCGGTTCGTTCGCCGCCTCAGTCCGGCGGGTCGATAGGGGTAACCACGGAGCCAACGACACGGGCCCGCGCGTCGAGCGCGTGCCCGGCACACAGCAGGCTGCGCCCGCCGCTGGAATCGAGCAGCTCGTGCGTGACGTCCTCGGTGCAGGGAAGCCCGACCCGGTCGTAGCCCCAGGATCGGAGGCAGCCGAGGGCGGTGCACCAGCTTCGACCGCCGGTGCTG
The Pseudonocardia sp. EC080619-01 DNA segment above includes these coding regions:
- a CDS encoding enoyl-CoA hydratase/isomerase family protein, translating into MLKSESVEHITWLTLDNPPANALNNPILRELVSSLDEINRDSSVRGVVLTGSGNRFFCAGGDVKEFISFDEAAGLERVALGSRLKSALGRMECPLAIAVNGVAVGSGMEMAAFADFCVASSTARFGMPEINHGLLPMAKGIQQLIWLIGWKNTKEVLFTGEIFDAVRAQELGLAHEVVEPDRVAERAEQWITTMAAKPPELFRALKRTVLTSVGMEDQALEKMTQADFLTYFRSAESDADLRTLVGDRQSPAATGTRQEQ
- a CDS encoding LLM class flavin-dependent oxidoreductase yields the protein MRFGFISEGECAPGESHRQRYVDLIDEILLAEKMGFDVCGTSEQHFAIGGISTSAPETIFPYAMALTSRIKFLHAITLMPTQFNHPLRVAERVATEDILSGGRVELGTGRGNTNLALHAFEVGVEENKAQWSEGVDLLRAAFLDDPFSFVGKYYKVPPRSLIPKPFQRPHPPISVAATSPNTHREAAEKGIGVISSSSFMGFGYIKNALEVYDETFDNTEHQLPTHRSKSVMIFGSAVCLESMDEAMAEVPPALSYAKNALGAYERLSKLSADYQYMGAVKDIDFHDPDFMLNESAGFVVGDPAECRRQIQRYVDLGIDTXLLLRIDSIRHETRMRTIENLGRHVLPHFTEPHNLSKPGDDALATIREARPAHYELVAKREAELAQQTS
- a CDS encoding IS3 family transposase (programmed frameshift), which codes for MGAPRKFDEETRARAVRLYLDRLRDHGESKLAARRHVGELLDVNPATIRNWVEAEERDSGSGVGSAAGGDDAAAELRRLRAENAELRRANEILKTASAFFGAGGAGPSTQVRLLFVHEHRSRFGVEPICAVLSEHGVQVAPQTYYRWRSRPVTDRQLDEAYLVNRIVDIYRKNRCVYGVRKMWRAARREGLRVGRDQMGRLMRVAGIQGVRRGVHHTATTTRDQRAARHPDLVKRAWAAPTRPDALWVVDFTYVWTASGFCYVSFVTDVYSRRILGWKASMSKTTDLVSGALAQALSTRQRAISEFTSEGLIHHSDAGSQYTSLAFTEQLAEAGIAGSIGTVGDALDNALMESTIGLYKSELIVPYAHSRNWIGLREVERETAEWVHWYNSVRLHSSIDYMSPIEREMVYATSIAQQGAVA
- a CDS encoding type IV secretory system conjugative DNA transfer family protein: MRLAAAATRPSVTTEVSHPGARGVLAPGRVERLPVRRCGTWLGRSVVGPVIGTDCYAPHRDVIGLVAPPQTGKTALMGHHILDHDGPLVATSTKPDLYNYCAGRRAEQGPVWLFNPEQLGDMGSSVWWSPVSGCADPQIAAVRAGLLVGGVSASENGGDRWDQWSVSVLTALLMAADLSGRDMTTVARWVFSPTSDARSGGAGQALEVLGRNPDGRVPEGTVDALRQVLATDARKTRDSIFMTLSEAVKFMTDPQVAALVTGSGGGQELDAEQLVSGRGSLFVVGSDREHASIAPLLAAMTGHLFETAKRVASSRPKGRLDPPLGLFLDEAALITPVPLDRWVADAGGRGIHIEWAVQSPSQLAQRWGAKGGETIWNATNAKLIFGGLSLREDLEKASVLCGDRHEPVPTGGGEERYEKVRVCPVDRVRTIPQWHALLIHRATPATVVRISPVWERSDLRPPPAIIAQGPGAARVAVTPAVQGPDQPPPPCR
- a CDS encoding DNA ligase produces the protein MMRGWTVAGSSRGWPPPAHCLTARAGPTRSSGTASARSPPPPHRGVQLRSRNRRDLTADYPELAQLRLSPGLLLDTEIVALDDHGVSDFELLQQRLHRTYPSPALVESVPVSLMVFDVLRVDELSQLDQPYSHRRSLLDKLQLTTPGRLAVPTHFTDVAADDVLAAVQTQGLEGVVAKRLSSRYEPGRRSRAWIKHAIRHTCEVAVLGWAPATRHRGTLGALVIGLPDDTGTLRYAGEVGTGFTTATRQQLLDLLNARQQDGPPIELPAHRGSRWAGATPADRLRWARPGLIGEIAYRQRTREGRFRHPSWRGLRPDRTLDALRAADVP